From one Nocardioides scoriae genomic stretch:
- a CDS encoding bifunctional FO biosynthesis protein CofGH, protein MATQQSDPASSPAPTPQQLRRALARAERGAALDPAEATVLLSARGDDLERLCAVAARVRDAGLVAAGRPGVVTYSPKVFVPVTRLCRDRCHYCTFVTTPGHLEREGQAPYLSPDEILDIARRGAELGCAEALFTLGDRPEDRWPEARTWLDEQGYDSTLAYVRAMAVRVLEETGLLPHLNPGVMSWEEINRLKPVSPSMGMMLETTSRRLFETKGLAHFGSPDKDPDVRLRVLEDAGRLSVPFTTGVLVGIGETLEERADSLFAVRRVARQFGHVQEVIVQNFRAKPDTAMRHRDDLPLDDYLATLAVARVVLGPQVRLQAPPNLVDLAECRALLGAGVDDWGGVSPLTPDHVNPERPWPSLDRLRQVTADSGFELRARLTVHPSYALTGEPWIDPRVSGHVAALAGDDGLLHDDVVERRRQPVGLPWQEPDGGFAHTGAGTGRIDLHASVDTTGRSEDRRSDFDEVYGDWESLREQAGSPVAAPAGATSDGVAALRAAERDPGNLSDEHALTLMTAEGDLLDQVCRLADDLRRETVGDDVTYVVNRNINFTNVCYVGCRFCAFAQRRTDADAYSLSLDQVADRAEEAWGLGATEVCMQGGIDPELPGTAYFDLAAAVKKRVPQMHVHAFSPMEIVNGSSRTGLSFEDFLIKARESGLDTIPGTAAEILDDDVRWVLTKGKLPTRTWIDVISTAHRVGIPTTSTMMYGHVDNPRHWVNHLRVLSRIQDESLAAGDVGFTEFVPLPFVHTSAPIYLAGVARPGPSLRDNLAVHAMARILLHGRIRNIQTSWVKLGTDGTRAMLRAGANDLGGTLMEETISRMAGSQHGSAKTVEELEAIGAGIGRPVRRRTTTYA, encoded by the coding sequence ATGGCAACCCAGCAGTCCGACCCGGCCTCCTCGCCGGCACCGACGCCGCAGCAGCTGCGGCGGGCCCTGGCCCGCGCCGAGCGCGGGGCTGCGCTCGACCCGGCCGAGGCCACGGTGCTGCTCTCCGCCCGGGGCGACGACCTCGAGCGGCTGTGCGCCGTCGCGGCGCGGGTGCGCGACGCCGGCCTGGTCGCGGCGGGCCGGCCGGGCGTGGTGACGTACTCCCCCAAGGTCTTCGTGCCCGTCACGCGGCTGTGCCGCGACCGCTGCCACTACTGCACCTTCGTCACCACCCCGGGTCACCTCGAGCGCGAGGGCCAGGCGCCGTACCTCTCCCCCGACGAGATCCTCGACATCGCCCGCCGGGGCGCCGAGCTGGGCTGCGCCGAGGCGCTGTTCACCCTCGGCGACCGGCCCGAGGACCGGTGGCCCGAGGCCCGGACCTGGCTCGACGAGCAGGGCTACGACTCGACGCTGGCCTACGTGCGGGCGATGGCCGTGCGGGTGCTGGAGGAGACCGGGCTGCTGCCCCACCTCAACCCCGGGGTGATGTCGTGGGAGGAGATCAACCGGCTCAAGCCGGTCTCCCCCTCGATGGGGATGATGCTCGAGACCACCTCGCGGCGGCTCTTCGAGACCAAGGGCCTGGCCCACTTTGGCTCGCCCGACAAGGACCCCGACGTGCGCCTGCGGGTGCTCGAGGACGCCGGCCGGCTGTCCGTGCCGTTCACGACCGGCGTGCTGGTCGGCATCGGCGAGACCCTGGAGGAGCGCGCCGACTCGCTGTTCGCCGTACGCCGCGTGGCCCGGCAGTTCGGCCACGTGCAGGAGGTGATCGTCCAGAACTTCCGCGCCAAGCCCGACACCGCGATGCGCCACCGCGACGACCTGCCGCTCGACGACTACCTCGCCACGCTGGCGGTGGCCCGCGTCGTGCTCGGCCCGCAGGTCCGGCTGCAGGCGCCGCCCAACCTGGTCGACCTCGCGGAGTGCCGCGCGCTGCTGGGCGCCGGCGTCGACGACTGGGGCGGCGTCTCCCCGCTCACGCCCGACCACGTCAACCCCGAGCGGCCCTGGCCCAGCCTCGACCGGCTCCGCCAGGTCACCGCCGACTCCGGCTTCGAGCTGCGGGCCCGGCTAACCGTGCACCCGTCGTACGCCCTGACCGGCGAGCCGTGGATCGACCCCCGGGTCTCGGGCCACGTCGCGGCCCTGGCCGGCGACGACGGCCTGCTCCACGACGACGTCGTCGAGCGGCGTCGGCAGCCGGTCGGACTGCCCTGGCAGGAGCCGGACGGCGGGTTCGCCCACACCGGCGCCGGCACCGGCCGCATCGACCTGCACGCCTCGGTCGACACCACCGGCCGCTCCGAGGACCGCCGCTCCGACTTCGACGAGGTCTACGGCGACTGGGAGTCGCTGCGCGAGCAGGCCGGCTCCCCCGTCGCCGCCCCGGCGGGGGCCACCTCCGACGGCGTGGCTGCGCTCCGGGCCGCCGAGCGCGACCCGGGCAACCTGTCCGACGAGCACGCGCTGACCCTGATGACCGCCGAGGGCGACCTGCTCGACCAGGTCTGCCGCCTCGCCGACGACCTGCGCCGCGAGACCGTCGGCGACGACGTCACCTACGTGGTGAACCGCAACATCAACTTCACCAACGTCTGCTACGTCGGCTGCCGGTTCTGCGCCTTCGCCCAGCGGCGCACCGACGCCGACGCCTACTCGCTCTCGCTCGACCAGGTCGCCGACCGGGCCGAGGAGGCCTGGGGCCTGGGCGCCACCGAGGTCTGCATGCAGGGCGGCATCGACCCCGAGCTGCCCGGCACGGCGTACTTCGACCTCGCCGCGGCGGTGAAGAAGCGCGTCCCCCAGATGCACGTGCACGCCTTCTCGCCCATGGAGATCGTCAACGGCTCCAGCCGCACCGGCCTGTCGTTCGAGGACTTCCTCATCAAGGCCCGCGAGTCCGGCCTCGACACCATCCCCGGCACCGCCGCCGAGATCCTCGACGACGACGTCCGCTGGGTGCTGACCAAGGGCAAGCTGCCGACCCGCACCTGGATCGACGTCATCAGCACCGCGCACCGCGTCGGCATCCCGACGACCAGCACGATGATGTACGGCCACGTCGACAACCCCCGCCACTGGGTCAACCACCTGCGCGTGCTCTCGAGGATCCAGGACGAGTCGCTGGCCGCCGGGGACGTCGGGTTCACCGAGTTCGTGCCGCTGCCGTTCGTGCACACCAGCGCGCCCATCTACCTCGCCGGCGTCGCGCGCCCCGGACCCTCGCTGCGCGACAACCTCGCCGTCCACGCGATGGCCCGGATCCTGCTCCACGGCCGGATCCGCAACATCCAGACCAGCTGGGTCAAGCTCGGCACCGACGGCACCCGCGCCATGCTCCGGGCCGGCGCCAACGACCTCGGCGGCACCCTGATGGAGGAGACCATCTCCCGGATGGCCGGTTCCCAGCACGGCTCCGCCAAGACCGTCGAGGAGCTCGAGGCCATCGGCGCCGGCATCGGGCGGCCCGTGCGGCGGCGCACGACCACCTACGCCTGA
- a CDS encoding PspC domain-containing protein has protein sequence MDEQTSTTTTPPDQPPATGEHRHVGSDRVRDLGQLRRTTGDRYLGGVAGGIGRHFDVDPTVVRVVLAVAALFGGAGLIVYVAAWIFVPEDGRDRAALEIGPDGRRAMLLAAGLLAVLIVLGTPFADNGWGLTFPLPLIVVGLVVVALVSAYRQRSDRGAPVPPAPWPAAPVAGQPGPTQSSTQASTQASARASGASWTPPPARPTPPQPFVAPPPPRARRTGPLLFWPTVALVAIALGVLGIVDVDGSVLVSAYAALALGVVAVMLLVGAFVGRPGGLVALGLAATLALGVTSIVDAAGGSTVRSDETYVAPTDGGAVRSAYTDGNGRFTLDLRDLPDPAALDGRTVRVDVGVGEARVLLPEGVVARVDAEVAYAGSISVDGQLAEGVNPTLRRTLGGSGATGDGAPVMDLEVDARAGQITVENG, from the coding sequence ATGGACGAGCAGACGAGCACCACCACGACCCCCCCGGACCAGCCCCCGGCCACCGGCGAGCACCGCCACGTCGGCAGCGACCGGGTCCGCGACCTCGGGCAGCTGCGCCGCACGACCGGCGACCGCTACCTCGGCGGCGTCGCCGGCGGCATCGGCCGCCACTTCGACGTCGACCCCACCGTGGTCCGCGTGGTGCTCGCCGTCGCCGCCCTGTTCGGCGGCGCCGGGCTGATCGTCTACGTCGCGGCGTGGATCTTCGTCCCCGAGGACGGCCGCGACCGAGCGGCGCTCGAGATCGGCCCCGACGGCCGCCGGGCGATGCTGCTCGCGGCCGGCCTGCTGGCCGTGCTGATCGTGCTGGGCACGCCCTTCGCCGACAACGGCTGGGGCCTGACCTTCCCGCTGCCCCTCATCGTGGTCGGGCTGGTCGTGGTGGCCCTGGTGAGCGCCTACCGGCAGCGCAGCGACCGCGGCGCCCCGGTGCCGCCCGCGCCGTGGCCGGCCGCCCCGGTCGCCGGGCAGCCCGGCCCCACCCAGTCGTCCACCCAGGCCTCCACCCAGGCCTCCGCCCGGGCGTCGGGCGCCTCGTGGACCCCGCCGCCCGCACGGCCCACCCCGCCCCAGCCCTTCGTCGCACCCCCGCCGCCGCGCGCCCGCCGCACCGGCCCGCTGCTGTTCTGGCCCACCGTGGCGCTGGTGGCGATCGCGCTCGGCGTCCTCGGCATCGTCGACGTCGACGGGTCGGTCCTGGTCTCGGCGTACGCCGCCCTGGCGCTCGGCGTCGTTGCCGTGATGCTGCTGGTCGGCGCCTTCGTCGGCCGGCCCGGCGGCCTCGTCGCCCTCGGCCTGGCGGCGACCCTGGCGCTCGGGGTCACCAGCATCGTCGACGCCGCCGGCGGCTCGACGGTCCGCTCGGACGAGACCTACGTGGCGCCGACCGACGGGGGCGCCGTGCGATCGGCGTACACCGACGGCAACGGCCGCTTCACCCTCGACCTGCGTGACCTGCCCGACCCCGCCGCCCTCGACGGCCGCACCGTCCGCGTCGACGTCGGCGTCGGCGAGGCCCGGGTGCTGCTCCCCGAGGGCGTGGTCGCCCGCGTCGACGCCGAGGTGGCGTACGCCGGCAGCATCTCGGTCGACGGCCAGCTCGCCGAGGGCGTCAACCCCACCCTGCGGCGCACCCTGGGCGGGAGCGGCGCGACCGGTGACGGCGCCCCGGTGATGGACCTCGAGGTCGACGCGCGCGCCGGCCAGATCACGGTCGAGAACGGCTGA
- a CDS encoding sigma-70 family RNA polymerase sigma factor, translating to MTATVPSSSGPPLTTSPPRSPSHEAHSFDASDVVDLVDAQDADAQDLQSRAASEQQLDTPGSEPTATAADDVDATPGDGAGPTPATSGRSSRISAARSSASAARTERTRELFTRALEPMSEAERQVLLDEVIVLHLDLAHSEAKRYRSRGVPLDDLQQVAALALTKATNGYDVTTGHNFLSYAVPTIRGELRKHFRDHGWMIRPPRRIQELQARINVADAELANELGRSPQPQEIADRLGDDVEQVIEALSSDGCFVPASLDHPAGGDGLTSLGDLLPLDDLDHQASEARMVLQPVLQHLSERDRQILALRFYDGLTQREIAGRIGVTQMQVSRLLTRILGQLRNDVGELRDE from the coding sequence ATGACCGCCACAGTTCCCTCGTCGTCGGGCCCCCCGCTCACGACGTCTCCTCCTCGATCCCCCTCCCACGAGGCGCACAGCTTCGACGCCTCCGACGTGGTCGACCTCGTCGACGCCCAGGACGCCGACGCCCAGGACCTCCAGTCCCGGGCGGCGTCCGAGCAGCAGCTGGACACCCCCGGCTCGGAGCCGACGGCCACCGCGGCCGACGACGTCGACGCCACCCCCGGTGACGGCGCCGGGCCCACACCTGCGACGTCCGGCCGCAGCAGCCGCATCTCGGCCGCGCGCAGCTCGGCCAGCGCCGCCCGCACCGAGCGCACCCGCGAGCTGTTCACCCGGGCGCTGGAGCCGATGTCCGAGGCCGAGCGGCAGGTGCTGCTCGACGAGGTGATCGTGCTGCACCTCGACCTGGCCCACTCCGAGGCCAAGCGCTACCGCTCGCGCGGCGTGCCCCTCGACGACCTGCAGCAGGTGGCGGCGCTCGCGCTGACGAAGGCCACCAACGGCTACGACGTCACGACCGGCCACAACTTCCTGTCGTACGCCGTGCCCACCATCCGCGGCGAGCTGCGCAAGCACTTCCGCGACCACGGCTGGATGATCCGGCCGCCGCGCCGCATCCAGGAGCTGCAGGCCCGGATCAACGTCGCCGACGCCGAGCTGGCCAACGAGCTCGGCCGCTCGCCGCAGCCCCAGGAGATCGCCGACCGGCTCGGCGACGACGTCGAGCAGGTCATCGAGGCGCTCTCCAGCGACGGGTGCTTCGTGCCGGCCTCCCTCGACCACCCCGCCGGCGGCGACGGCCTCACCAGCCTGGGTGACCTGCTCCCCCTCGACGACCTGGACCACCAGGCCTCCGAGGCCCGCATGGTGCTCCAGCCCGTGCTCCAGCACCTCTCCGAGCGCGACCGCCAGATCCTCGCGCTGCGGTTCTACGACGGCCTCACCCAGCGCGAGATCGCCGGCCGCATCGGCGTCACCCAGATGCAGGTGTCACGACTGCTGACCCGGATCCTCGGCCAGCTGCGCAACGACGTCGGCGAGCTCCGGGACGAGTAG
- a CDS encoding PspC domain-containing protein yields MTEPFQTQPQQPSYRRLTRAPGGPVSGVCGGVAAYAGIDPLVVRVLTAIAVLVTFPVGAIVYVVLWAVLPRS; encoded by the coding sequence ATGACCGAGCCGTTCCAGACCCAGCCCCAGCAGCCCTCCTACCGCCGCCTCACCCGCGCCCCGGGCGGCCCCGTCTCCGGGGTGTGCGGCGGCGTCGCGGCGTACGCCGGCATCGACCCGCTGGTGGTCCGCGTGCTGACGGCGATCGCCGTCCTGGTCACCTTCCCGGTGGGCGCGATCGTCTACGTCGTGCTCTGGGCGGTGCTGCCCCGCTCCTGA
- a CDS encoding acyl-CoA dehydrogenase family protein, giving the protein MAETFPRLYTAEHEDFRKTARTFYEREVVPHHDQWERDGIVPRELWTKAGEAGLLCFDVPEEYDGPGVADFRYNVILSEEQARANVSGPGFSVHTDIIVPYLTSLGTDEQKRRWLPGCVSGEIITSIAMTEPVAGSDLQGVRTTAVDQGDHYLVNGSKTFISNGINSDLVIVVARTDPDAGHKGISLLVLERGMEGFERGRNLDKIGLHAQDTAELSFTDVRVPKENLLGEEGQGFIYLMMNLPQERLIIAAQAVAACEAIVEMCLSYARTREAFGKPIGKFQHNRFLVAEMATETRVARAFLEDCLRRHITGELTAVDAAMAKYWTTELQNKLVNQGVQLHGGYGYMMEFPIAKAYLDSRISTIYGGTTEIQKEIIGRSLGL; this is encoded by the coding sequence ATGGCCGAGACCTTCCCCCGCCTCTACACCGCCGAGCACGAGGACTTCCGCAAGACGGCGCGCACCTTCTACGAGCGCGAGGTCGTCCCCCACCACGACCAGTGGGAGCGCGACGGCATCGTGCCGCGCGAGCTGTGGACCAAGGCCGGCGAGGCCGGCCTGCTGTGCTTCGACGTCCCGGAGGAGTACGACGGGCCGGGCGTGGCCGACTTCCGCTACAACGTGATCCTCTCCGAGGAGCAGGCCCGGGCCAACGTGAGCGGCCCGGGGTTCTCGGTGCACACCGACATCATCGTCCCCTACCTGACCAGCCTGGGCACCGACGAGCAGAAGCGGCGCTGGCTGCCCGGGTGCGTGTCGGGCGAGATCATCACCTCGATCGCGATGACCGAGCCCGTGGCCGGCAGCGACCTGCAGGGCGTGCGCACCACCGCGGTCGACCAGGGCGACCACTACCTGGTCAACGGCTCGAAGACCTTCATCAGCAACGGCATCAACTCCGACCTGGTGATCGTGGTGGCGCGCACCGACCCCGACGCCGGCCACAAGGGCATCAGCCTGCTGGTGCTCGAGCGCGGCATGGAGGGCTTCGAGCGCGGCCGCAACCTCGACAAGATCGGACTCCACGCGCAGGACACCGCCGAGCTGTCGTTCACCGACGTGCGCGTGCCCAAGGAGAACCTCCTCGGCGAGGAGGGCCAGGGCTTCATCTACCTGATGATGAACCTGCCCCAGGAGCGCCTCATCATCGCGGCGCAGGCGGTGGCGGCGTGCGAGGCGATCGTCGAGATGTGCCTGTCCTACGCCCGCACCCGCGAGGCGTTCGGCAAGCCCATCGGCAAGTTCCAGCACAACCGCTTCCTGGTCGCCGAGATGGCCACCGAGACCAGGGTCGCGCGGGCCTTCCTCGAGGACTGCCTGCGCCGCCACATCACCGGCGAGCTGACCGCGGTCGACGCCGCGATGGCGAAGTACTGGACCACCGAGCTGCAGAACAAGCTGGTCAACCAGGGCGTCCAGCTCCACGGCGGCTACGGCTACATGATGGAGTTCCCGATCGCCAAGGCCTACCTCGACAGCCGGATCTCGACGATCTACGGCGGCACGACCGAGATCCAGAAGGAGATCATCGGGCGCTCGCTGGGCCTGTGA
- a CDS encoding glycerophosphodiester phosphodiesterase family protein: protein MDSPLVIGHRGASGHRPEHTALAYRLAWRSGADSVEPDVVATRDGVLVCRHDLDLEKTTDVADRPEFAHLRREQVVDGARVTGWFVHDFDLAELRTLRARERWPRRRPTSARYDDQVGILTLAELLDLRAQESARLGRRLGLHVELKHGAHQARLGLPVDELLLDLLRERHLTSALSPVTVMAFETHLLKQLRARADLDLVQLVDAGVKLRRRGLHKLAGTVTGVGLHKDHVLRRDEQGRYDGPGAALDKAVAAGLDVLVWTLRSENRHLSTDLQVPGRGRTHGRADVEVERLLGLGVDGLLTDFPELAHGVRRARGLGVARPAQLA from the coding sequence GTGGACTCACCCCTGGTCATCGGCCACCGCGGAGCGAGCGGTCACCGCCCCGAGCACACGGCGCTGGCCTACCGCCTCGCGTGGCGCAGCGGCGCCGACTCGGTGGAGCCCGACGTGGTCGCCACCCGCGACGGCGTGCTGGTGTGCCGTCACGACCTCGACCTGGAGAAGACCACCGACGTGGCCGACCGGCCGGAGTTCGCCCACCTGCGGCGCGAGCAGGTCGTCGACGGCGCGCGGGTCACGGGCTGGTTCGTCCACGACTTCGACCTCGCCGAGCTGCGCACGCTGCGCGCCCGCGAGCGCTGGCCCCGGCGCCGCCCCACGAGCGCGCGCTACGACGACCAGGTCGGGATCCTCACCCTGGCCGAGCTGCTCGACCTGCGCGCCCAGGAGTCGGCCCGCCTCGGTCGTCGCCTCGGCCTCCACGTCGAGCTCAAGCACGGCGCCCACCAGGCGCGCCTCGGCCTCCCGGTCGACGAGCTGCTGCTCGACCTGCTGCGCGAGCGCCACCTGACCTCGGCGCTGTCGCCCGTCACGGTGATGGCCTTCGAGACCCACCTGCTCAAGCAGCTGCGTGCCCGGGCCGACCTCGACCTGGTGCAGCTCGTGGACGCCGGCGTCAAGCTGCGCCGGCGCGGGCTGCACAAGCTCGCCGGCACCGTCACCGGCGTGGGCCTGCACAAGGACCACGTGCTGCGGCGCGACGAGCAGGGTCGCTACGACGGCCCCGGCGCCGCCCTCGACAAGGCGGTCGCCGCCGGCCTCGACGTCCTGGTCTGGACCCTGCGCAGCGAGAACCGCCACCTCTCCACCGACCTCCAGGTCCCCGGTCGGGGCCGCACCCACGGCCGCGCCGACGTGGAGGTCGAGCGCCTCCTCGGCCTCGGCGTCGACGGCCTGCTGACGGACTTCCCCGAGCTCGCCCACGGCGTACGCCGCGCCCGCGGCCTGGGCGTCGCCCGTCCCGCCCAGCTGGCCTGA
- a CDS encoding LLM class F420-dependent oxidoreductase, producing MQLSTILSYSGDPRAAADQVAALEAAGLDTIWVAEAYGFDSPTLMGYLAARTERVRIGSAILNVYSRTPTLLAQTAAGLDNVSGGRAVLGLGASGPQVVEGWHGMPYDRPLGRTREAIEIVRSALRREVVRHDGRSFTLPLPADQGTGLGKPLKMLTHPERSSVPVYVAALGPRSVESTAEIADGWLPFLFSPEGAAGVWGDALAAGFARRSADLGPLQVVGGGLVAVGDDVEDRLDLARPHAALYIGGMGAKGKNFYHQLACQYGFEAEADQVQELFLAGKKREAEAAVPRALLEQTNLVGPEGHVRERIEAYREAGVTDLQVLPVDEDPVGLVRRLKEWVA from the coding sequence ATGCAGCTCTCGACGATCCTGTCCTACTCCGGCGACCCCCGCGCCGCCGCCGACCAGGTGGCCGCGCTCGAGGCGGCGGGCCTGGACACCATCTGGGTCGCCGAGGCCTACGGCTTCGACTCGCCCACCCTGATGGGCTACCTCGCGGCGCGCACCGAGCGGGTGCGGATCGGCTCGGCCATCCTCAACGTCTACTCCCGCACGCCGACCCTGCTCGCCCAGACCGCGGCGGGCCTCGACAACGTCTCGGGCGGCCGCGCCGTCCTCGGCCTCGGTGCGTCCGGGCCGCAGGTCGTCGAGGGCTGGCACGGCATGCCGTACGACCGCCCCCTGGGCCGCACCCGCGAGGCGATCGAGATCGTCCGCTCCGCCCTGCGCCGCGAGGTGGTGCGCCACGACGGCCGCAGCTTCACGCTGCCGCTGCCGGCCGACCAGGGCACCGGGCTCGGCAAGCCGCTGAAGATGCTCACCCACCCCGAGCGCAGCAGCGTGCCCGTCTACGTCGCGGCGCTGGGGCCGAGGTCGGTCGAGAGCACCGCCGAGATCGCCGACGGCTGGCTGCCGTTCCTCTTCAGCCCCGAGGGCGCGGCCGGTGTCTGGGGCGACGCCCTGGCCGCCGGGTTCGCCCGCCGCTCGGCCGACCTCGGGCCGCTCCAGGTCGTCGGCGGTGGCCTGGTCGCGGTCGGCGACGACGTCGAGGACCGGCTCGACCTGGCCCGCCCGCACGCCGCGCTCTACATCGGCGGCATGGGCGCGAAGGGCAAGAACTTCTACCACCAGCTGGCCTGCCAGTACGGCTTCGAGGCCGAGGCCGACCAGGTCCAGGAGCTGTTCCTGGCCGGGAAGAAGCGCGAGGCCGAGGCAGCCGTGCCGCGGGCCCTGCTCGAGCAGACCAACCTGGTCGGCCCGGAGGGCCACGTCCGCGAGCGCATCGAGGCCTACCGCGAGGCCGGGGTGACCGACCTGCAGGTGCTCCCCGTCGACGAGGACCCCGTGGGGCTGGTGCGCCGGCTCAAGGAGTGGGTGGCCTGA
- a CDS encoding MerR family transcriptional regulator produces MSAAAPDPAGPAEQGGPTATADAVYTVDELAAATGLTVRTTRYYAGLGLLPAPTRRGRMAYYTQEHRARLELIRALQDHGFTLSAIEKYLGGLPADAGVEDLALQRAMLTSWGGGAHEVLTRRQLEARAGRSLSDEDLTRLQKIYAVRASGDHFELLPAFDVVLQMADLDLPTDSMEEASEAINRHMESLADELTLILRQRVLKPFRGREHTGADTAAFEQTMARLRQLTLEAVVAGFQRAANDVITRSLSRTSGAPDGRD; encoded by the coding sequence GTGAGCGCAGCAGCCCCCGATCCCGCCGGTCCGGCCGAGCAGGGCGGTCCCACCGCGACGGCCGACGCCGTCTACACGGTGGACGAGCTGGCGGCCGCGACCGGGCTGACCGTGCGGACCACGCGCTACTACGCCGGCCTCGGGCTGCTCCCGGCCCCGACGCGTCGCGGCCGGATGGCTTACTACACCCAGGAGCACCGCGCCCGGCTCGAGCTGATCCGTGCCCTCCAGGACCACGGGTTCACGCTGTCGGCGATCGAGAAGTACCTCGGCGGGCTGCCGGCCGACGCCGGCGTCGAGGACCTCGCGCTGCAGCGGGCGATGCTCACCTCGTGGGGCGGTGGCGCCCACGAGGTGCTGACCCGGCGCCAGCTCGAGGCGCGTGCGGGGCGGTCGCTCAGCGACGAGGACCTGACCCGGCTCCAGAAGATCTACGCCGTCCGGGCCTCGGGAGACCACTTCGAGCTGCTCCCGGCCTTCGACGTGGTGCTGCAGATGGCCGACCTCGACCTGCCCACCGACTCGATGGAGGAGGCCTCCGAGGCCATCAACCGCCACATGGAGTCGCTGGCCGACGAGCTCACCCTGATCCTGCGCCAGCGGGTGCTCAAGCCGTTCCGCGGCCGCGAGCACACCGGGGCCGACACCGCCGCCTTCGAGCAGACCATGGCGCGGCTGCGCCAGCTGACCCTCGAGGCGGTGGTGGCGGGCTTCCAGCGGGCGGCCAACGACGTCATCACCCGGTCGCTGTCCCGCACGTCGGGCGCACCCGACGGCCGCGACTGA
- a CDS encoding YbaK/EbsC family protein → MPASLDLVPALSRPDLLGPPVAQALAAFAHADRVRVAAIDPALADTAAMTEAYAVPLAASANCVVVMGRRDGQERIAACLVRADTRADVNTVVKRLLDVRKASFLDHDRAVAETGMEHGGITPVGLPDGWRLLVDARVVEIPDAVIGSGIRGSKLALPGSVVAQLPGAEVVEGLAREG, encoded by the coding sequence GTGCCCGCATCCCTGGACCTCGTCCCCGCCCTGAGCCGCCCCGACCTGCTCGGGCCGCCCGTGGCGCAGGCGCTCGCCGCCTTCGCCCACGCCGACCGCGTCCGCGTCGCCGCCATCGACCCCGCGCTGGCCGACACCGCCGCCATGACCGAGGCGTACGCCGTGCCGCTCGCGGCCAGCGCCAACTGCGTGGTCGTGATGGGCCGCCGCGACGGCCAGGAGCGGATCGCCGCCTGCCTGGTGCGCGCCGACACCCGCGCCGACGTCAACACCGTGGTCAAGCGGCTGCTCGACGTCCGCAAGGCGTCCTTCCTCGACCACGACCGCGCGGTGGCCGAGACGGGCATGGAGCACGGCGGCATCACGCCCGTCGGCCTGCCCGACGGCTGGCGGCTGCTGGTCGACGCGCGCGTCGTCGAGATCCCCGACGCGGTCATCGGCAGCGGCATCCGCGGCTCGAAGCTGGCGCTGCCCGGCAGCGTCGTGGCCCAGCTGCCCGGCGCCGAGGTCGTGGAGGGCCTCGCCCGCGAGGGGTGA